A genome region from Aphelocoma coerulescens isolate FSJ_1873_10779 chromosome Z unlocalized genomic scaffold, UR_Acoe_1.0 ChrZ, whole genome shotgun sequence includes the following:
- the S100Z gene encoding protein S100-Z isoform X2, whose translation MTTPLEDAMDTLIRIFHHYSGKEGDRYKLSKGEHKELLTSELTDFLSGQKDPLLDKIMNYLDSNKDNEVDFNEFVILVATLTVACNGFFEERLKKEGF comes from the exons ATGACCACACCACTGGAGGATGCAATGGACACCTTGATCAGGATTTTCCATCACTACTCTGGCAAAGAAGGAGACAGATATAAGCTCAGTAAAGGAGAACACAAGGAGCTTCTCACCAGTGAGCTCACTGACTTCCTTTCA gGCCAAAAGGACCCCCTCCTTGATAAAATTATGAATTACCTGGATTCCAATAAGGACAATGAAGTAGATTTTAATGAATTTGTAATTCTGGTTGCTACTTTGACTGTGGCATGTAATGGTTTCTTTGAAGAACGGCTAAAGAAAGAGGGATTTTAA
- the F2RL1 gene encoding proteinase-activated receptor 2: protein MMAVRPGLCLLLLFCALLGAAAAGENNGSRKQGGRSFIGQKVPNTNNSEELYKVDEFAAEVLTGKLTTVFLPIVYIFVFIIGLPSNAMALWVFFFRTKKKHPAVIYMVNLALADLLFVVWFPLKISYHLNGNNWLFGEGLCKVLVGFFYGNMYCSILFMTCLSVQRYWVVVNPIVHSKKKSEIALGISIAIWILILLGTIPLYLVNQTTYISSLNITTCHDVLPENVLAHDMFNYFLSLAIGLFLIPAIITAVAYILMIKTLSASIVDVSTGKKRKRAIKLIVVVLSMYLICFTPSNVLIIVHYLLLKAYSQSHLYVWYITALCLSTLNSCIDPFIYYYISKDFRDNLKYALLCRSVRTTRRMQVSLSSSRYPKKSNSYSSNSSRTTKSTY, encoded by the exons ATGATGGCTGTGCGTCCTGGGTTGTGCCTGCTGCTACTGTTCTGTgcgctgctgggagctgccgcCGCTGGAG agaATAATGGATCCCGCAAACAAGGAGGAAGAAGTTTCATTGGCCAGAAAGTTCCAAATACAAATAATTCTGAAGAGTTATACAAGGTGGATGAATTCGCAGCAGAAGTCCTCACAGGAAAGCTGACTACGGTTTTCCTTCCCATTGTTTATATCTTTGTGTTTATAATTGGTTTGCCAAGTAATGCCATGGCCCTCTGGGTCTTTTTTTTCCGAACAAAGAAGAAACATCCAGCTGTGATTTATATGGTTAACTTGGCATTGGCAGaccttctttttgttgtctggTTCCCACTGAAGATTTCATACCATCTAAATGGTAATAACTGGCTATTTGGTGAAGGTCTCTGCAAAGTACTTGTTGGATTTTTCTATGGAAATATGTACTGTTCCATCCTCTTTATGACATGTCTCAGTGTACAACGGTATTGGGTTGTAGTGAACCCCATAGTGCATtccaaaaagaaatcagaaattgCTTTGGGTATCTCCATTGCTATCTGGATACTGATTTTGTTGGGCACCATTCCATTGTATCTTGTTAATCAGACAACATATATTTCAAGTCTTAACATCACAACGTGCCATGATGTGTTGCCTGAAAATGTTTTGGCTCATGATATGTTCAATTATTTCCTCTCACTTGCAATTGGACTCTTCTTAATCCCAGCTATCATCACTGCTGTCGCATACATACTAATGATTAAGACCCTGAGTGCTTCCATCGTAGATGTAAGcactgggaagaaaagaaaaagagcaatCAAACTCATTGTTGTTGTCCTGTCCATGTATCTCATCTGTTTTACACCTAGCAATGTGCTGATTATTGTGCACTATTTGCTCCTCAAAGCCTACAGCCAGAGTCATCTGTATGTGTGGTACATAACAGCGCTCTGTCTTTCCACTTTGAATAGTTGTATTGATCCATTCATCTATTATTATATTTCAAAAGACTTCAGAGACAACCTTAAATATGCTCTTCTTTGCCGAAGTGTGCGAACTACACGGAGGATGCAAGTATCTCTCTCATCAAGCAGGTACCCCAAGAAATCAAATTCTTATTCTTCAAACTCAAGTAGGACCACTAAATCAACCTACTGA
- the S100Z gene encoding protein S100-Z isoform X1 yields the protein MDQLKAQLFSTGNNFCLHPALLSFPETGLWFDCCAMSVTVSLPHSTTMTTPLEDAMDTLIRIFHHYSGKEGDRYKLSKGEHKELLTSELTDFLSGQKDPLLDKIMNYLDSNKDNEVDFNEFVILVATLTVACNGFFEERLKKEGF from the exons ATGGATCAGCTGAAAGCCCAACTTTTCAGTACTGGTAACAATTTCTGTCTTCATCCAGccctcctttccttcccagAGACTGGCCTTTGGTTTGACTGCTGTGCAATGTCAGTGACCGTATCTTTGCCCCACAGCACTACTATGACCACACCACTGGAGGATGCAATGGACACCTTGATCAGGATTTTCCATCACTACTCTGGCAAAGAAGGAGACAGATATAAGCTCAGTAAAGGAGAACACAAGGAGCTTCTCACCAGTGAGCTCACTGACTTCCTTTCA gGCCAAAAGGACCCCCTCCTTGATAAAATTATGAATTACCTGGATTCCAATAAGGACAATGAAGTAGATTTTAATGAATTTGTAATTCTGGTTGCTACTTTGACTGTGGCATGTAATGGTTTCTTTGAAGAACGGCTAAAGAAAGAGGGATTTTAA